A segment of the Haemorhous mexicanus isolate bHaeMex1 chromosome 3, bHaeMex1.pri, whole genome shotgun sequence genome:
AATCTTAATATTTTTACTTGTAGAAAAGATAAAGAGAAAATAGTTTCAGAATTGACTCTGTAATTAgacattaaatgaaaaatgtctAAGGGAAGCTGTGAAATAGTGAAGTcactattttttaaagcaagaatTTCACTGTTTGTATGGAACTTAGGAGTTTCGCTGTGACACCTGAGCTATATACAAGTAATAAAACTAATTCTTGTTTTGGTCGGCTTCTCCTTTTTCAGTTACTATGGAGAATAATGAGAGCAGTGCTGAGAATGCAAAGAGCACCTCAGGTGAAGATGACAGCAGAGACATAGCTCAGCAGAAaactcaggaagaaattctctttCATGAGGAAACCATTGATCTTGGTGGAGATGAATTTGAGTCTGAAGGGAATGAAACTGTATCAGAGGattcaaataattttgtagATAAACTTAATGAGCAGATGATGGAGAGTGTCATTATTTCAGATTCCCCAAACAATAGTGAAGATGACACAGGTGAACTTGGTTGTCTTCAGGAGATAGTAGACCAAATGGAAGCTAAAGATAAtcaaaaaacacaaacagaagCGGATAAAGAAGAGTTTTTAAGTAATGAGAGTGAAACTGAACATGAAGAAACTCCTAAAGACATTTCTGAGATTGGAACAGATGATCAGGCATCTTTAAAGGAAGACTCAATTCAGGAAGCAGTGAAAGAGGAACCAAAGTTGGGAAACAATGTTCCTgttgaaacaaaaccaaataatgtTGATGAGAACACACCTGAGGACCAGATGTTGTCACCCAGTACTACCAAACCATCGTCTGAGGCTGAGCCCATTCCTGTGTGCACCATCTTCAGCCAAGCAAACAATGCTAATTCCCAGCCACAGTTGTTCCTACCTGATGGTTTTGAGCCTCAGATGGTGAAATCTCCCAGTTTTAGTAGTATAATAGAGACTCCAGTGAAGTATAATCCACAGGTGGTTCAACCAAGTCCTAGTCTAAGCAAGTTCTTTGGTGACACTGTTAACACTAATACTTTagcttctgatttttttgatTCATTCACGACatctaattttatttctgttagtAATCCCAATGCAAGCTCTTCAGTTCCAGAACAAATGTCCTCTCTTTCTAATGGTGGAGATGGTTCTTCATCCAACCCTGCTTTCCCTGTGCAAAATGGGAGACCTGAAGCAGGTGGTCCCCCATCATCTCTAGAAATAACTCAATCCCCCAAGCCATTCTCACAAATCCAAGCTGTGTTTGCTGGGAGTGATGACCCATTTGCCACAGCTTTAAATATGAGTGAACTTGATAGAAGAAATGATGCTTGGATTCCTAGTGAGGAGACAAGAAATGTTCTCATTTCAGTTGCCACACAACAATACAGCACTGTGTTCATAGACAAGGAGAATCTCACCATGCCTGGATTAAAATTTGATAATATCCAGGTAAGAGTCTATTACTGTATCTTTCTCTGTGATTATATTTTAGAAATACTGTAGATTTGTCCAGTAATCTGTATATCATAGTACTTCATATTGTTGCTGATGGTCACCTTGTGTGTATTACTTCAGTCCTAATTAGAAAatgcagtgtcactgctgccttGTAGAAAGAGGCTAAGACCAGATCTCATTTTTTCATAGTGATATTTCTTTGCTGCATTGAAAACCAGTGTTGACAGCTCCCGTAGAAGCCAAAGTCGTTTGTATTTTTTAAGTACTTTATTTCTGGTCCTCTGAGTTAGTAAGATAATACTCACTTTTTGAATATATACACACCCTCTAAGCTGTGCTACAGAGTCTAAGCAGACAGCTTTGTTTGTGGAATTCCCTTTGTGATTGAGTGGGAAATTATTTCACTCATGTTCACAGTGGTCTCAATAATGTTAACAATGACTGAAATGGCATCATTTCTATCTTCCCCAAGTGATGGAAAGATAGAACCTCTAAGAAAGATTGAGTGCTGCAGCAAGCTGCTGTGAAGGGataaccccaaaattaaaagaaaaatactagaGGACATCACAAAGCAAACAACATACTagtgaaaagtaattttttgtcATCTATCAATTTCTAACTGGTGAGAAGgcataaagcatttttttcagaatttgggaaattttacTCACGTGTATTCAGGATTTCTCATTAAATAGTTTTATCCTGGCCACTCAGCCAGGCTAACTGGCAtgatgttttgatttttttcttgaaacagGTAATCCTACTCTTTGATATCTATGCCTCTGGATAATAGAATTGTTGTGTAGATAGATGGTGTTGGGAGTTTGGATGCTTAAATCCTTAATTATGCATAAAAAGACCATCAGTCAATAGTCAAATACAAGTAGAGAGCGGTGTGCAGTAGCTTCCCAGTCTGCAGGAGCTATCAGAAGAGTTTATGGAGTGAATCAGGTCCAACTTATAGATAAATTATCTGAAAAATCTTGGGTTTCTGTCACAAGCAATAAATACCAAGCAATAATTACCAtgtcacactgctgctgcttcttgggCTTGCTTTATCTTAAAACATTAGTTTGTTATCACAGAGTCAAATAATTAGCGTGGAAGAAAACACTGTAACAGGAAGCTATTCCTCCTCCAGTTGTACCCAAAATATCCCATAGACCTTGATGAGTTATTCCAGTGTGTACTCTTTCTCTCCTGACAGCTAATCAGTTAGATGGAGTGATCCCTTCTGCAGTCTCCAAGGATGATGGTCTCCTTTTTGCAAGCTTCCTTTTTTACTATAGTTCTCTTTCACCTTCCTCAGTGCAGTCATGGATTAAAGGCTTGTTTTTGCTGATGAGTCCCTAAATCTGGGCATGTGCAAATATGCAGATCTACCATTTAGTATGTAATTGAAGGGAAGATGTTTGACCATGTCCATGTAATGTATTTCTACAAAAGACCTGATGTAAAATCATCAATGGAATTAAAGGAAATCCTAATGCTTTCTTCATTGTCTATAATTTATAAGAGTTTCATAGACATGTTCACAGGGACAGGTTCTGAAGTGCTTTATGTTTCCTCACTTTCAGTTACtgcttttttgtggtttggcaTCATTGTTCCATAGTATTGCAAATTTTGTATTTAACTGTAACTGTAATTGTAGAGTGCTTGAAATGTCAACTGCAACATTGTGGGAGGTATATTTTCAATGTTAAAGTAGCTTCCAACAAGGGTCATTACAGCTCTGGTATGAATAGTTTGCTAATGCTGAATGTTAATGCAAGATGTTAAACCAAGCTACATGCAGTGGACAGGTAACTTGGttgaaaaatgtatttgcagTGAGTGAACTCTAAGTGTGCTTCAGGGAAGGACTGAAATTTCACAATATATATATTGACAAGCTTGGGACTTTATTTTTTGCCCTGCTTGCTCAGGAAGTATATTGTAAGACAAGTCTTATATCAATAAATCACACCAAGAAAAATACTGAGtgacttttatttctgctgcatgctactttttaaaaatcatttaaaaaacattgtgTTTTAAACTTATCTTGGGTTGTGGTAAAGATGGTAAAGGTTATCTGTAGCAGTGTTCTCCAAGCATCAGAACAAATCTGAGTGCCGCTTTTTATGCTCTTTCCATTATGCCTTTTTTTCATTAGTTGCTATCTTCTGTCATTGTCCTTTGTCATTACATTCATTTTTACTGTTTCCTACACCAGAGTATTGTTGGGGGGgatttaaaaattcttctgtatttATGTAATTTTGCACACACTGTCTTTTCTTAATTCATTGAACTCTTGTGTCAGGCAGATCTGTTGTTTATTCATAGGGTAAGTGACATCATTAGGGGTAGAAAATTTCCATGTATTGAAACAGTAGTTCTCATTCCTTAAGAAGCTagacagaaaacacaaatataTTTCCCATCACTGTCCATGGAGAAAGCTGAAACACATAATGTCAATTGTCTTTGTCATTGCTAAGTTCTGCTGTTGTTCTATGCAGTTCACTCTCTTTTTAGGCAAAGAGCTGTTGAGCTCAGATAGCCCAGTTTCTCTGACTGATGCCTGCAGCTAGTTCTTGTCAAATTTAAAACACTTGTTGAAGAGTTGCTGTTTACTTTGGTTTATGATCTCtcaaagtttattttctgtggaTATTTAAGGCTAACTTACTGTGTGCATGCTTATTTTTGATCAATAGATTGCACCTTTCAATGTTACATTACAAAAACCTGTAAAACTTTCTGGTTTTTATAGGATCTTTGAGGAATATTTTGTAAGGTCTGTGAATGACAATagtataaaaaggaaataaatctgaATGTGTCAATGCTAACTGAAACCTatacatggaagaaaaaatacagcaaattaTGTGGAGTACGTGTAGAAGCTTTCATTCCAATGCTGTATATAAACATGCAGTTATATTTATTGCACACGTAACGTACTGCAAAGTTTGTATTTCTCTAGAGGAAAGAACTCTTTCTCAGTTTTAattctacattttattttgctgaaataaTGTTTTGATTAGTCTTgttatctgttttctttttcttttccacgGACACCAAGGGAGATGCAGTAAAAGACCTAATGCTTCGCTTCTTGGGGGAGCAGGCTGCAGTGAAGAGACAAGTTTTAAATGCCAACTCTGTAGAGCAGTCATTTGTAGGCTTGAAACAGCTAATTGTAAGTAACAATCatcatataatatatatttaatattgtGTTTCTCTCAAGATAACTGGGAGCTACTGACTGAGgagaaactggggaaaaaaaacctgtatgTTAGTCTGTTCCACCCTTCAATAGTACTAGCCAAACTACAATAGTCTTTAATGGGAATGACACTGGGGTTTAACTATTTGGGTTTAAATCATGTagtaaacatttttttacatGCATAAgttacaaaaaattattttaagtgacTGTGAGTTTTTATATAAAGAAATGGTtgcaaaacagattttaatCATGTTTTTGTTTACGTGTGTATGTACTTACGTTTTCACCTGTGTGTTTTACAAAAAGATATAAAAGTTGTTAATGGCAAGCCAAACTGGTATGATAATTTCAACTGCCTGATTCTTTACTTCAGTGCAGAAAACTAAAGCAAATTACTTCCAGAGAAAAGCTTAACTTAATCCTTTCATTAATGTAAGTGTTTCTGTTCTGAAAATAGTTGTGTCTAGCAGCCTTGTAAACCTTGCCTTGTTCCTTTAACCTTTGTGTTCCTGTGCAAAATTCATTACTATTACATACATGACTGAGCCTTCTTTAATCTGATGACATAACAAGATGTTTTGGATTTAccttatttttgaaaaaatggCTGAAAAATCAGAGGAAGAGTAGTGAGTAATTATCAGGACAGGCTGTATTTAGTATTTAACATCTTTTAATTTAATCATGTGACTTTACATGTAAAGCTCCAAAAGAGATTACTTTTTTGTCATGTTAGGAATAGTCTAGGAGGTCTcaacaaaaaatgtaaaaggaaTTCAGAGGAAATTTTAGAAACTAAACCTGAAAAAACAGATTGTGATCTCCACCCTAGACAcgtttttctttttatctcaaTGCTTTGCTTGActtgagaggggaaaaaaatcttatgcAAGAGTCTTGTACCCATCACTGTCTTAAgtaggaaaagcttttttttccacacttaCTTTGCATCTTCCAGAAGAGAATTTTTGATGTGTGGGGAATGCCTTTCTATTTAGTCTGTTAGTGGTGTCTGTGCAAGATGTTCTTCTATGGTGCTGACCATCTTCTACCTTAATTACGATGCTGCTGCTGATACTGTTTTTGCTTTGAGCCTGCTCTTAAGCATCAGAAGAGTCGTGTTAAAGCTTTTAGGCCCAAGGCAGTGAAGCTTAGGAGGCAGTCTGCAGCTGTAGGATATTTTGTTACTTGTGGTATTTATGGTTActtacagttaaaaaaaaaaaaaaaaaaaaaaaaaaaaaaaaaaaaaaaaacttgcctTAATTAGAATTGTGGGGGGGTTTTATAAAATAGAAACCTTTCGGGTAGAAGTTAGAATGTTCTTTGGTTTTCAAGGGTTTCAGTCATTAGCTGTTGGTTGGTTTTGAGTATGCAAAATAACTTTCTCAGTTCCATT
Coding sequences within it:
- the TRAPPC12 gene encoding trafficking protein particle complex subunit 12 isoform X1 codes for the protein MENNESSAENAKSTSGEDDSRDIAQQKTQEEILFHEETIDLGGDEFESEGNETVSEDSNNFVDKLNEQMMESVIISDSPNNSEDDTGELGCLQEIVDQMEAKDNQKTQTEADKEEFLSNESETEHEETPKDISEIGTDDQASLKEDSIQEAVKEEPKLGNNVPVETKPNNVDENTPEDQMLSPSTTKPSSEAEPIPVCTIFSQANNANSQPQLFLPDGFEPQMVKSPSFSSIIETPVKYNPQVVQPSPSLSKFFGDTVNTNTLASDFFDSFTTSNFISVSNPNASSSVPEQMSSLSNGGDGSSSNPAFPVQNGRPEAGGPPSSLEITQSPKPFSQIQAVFAGSDDPFATALNMSELDRRNDAWIPSEETRNVLISVATQQYSTVFIDKENLTMPGLKFDNIQGDAVKDLMLRFLGEQAAVKRQVLNANSVEQSFVGLKQLISSKNWRAAVDLCGRLLTAHGQGYKKSGLPASHTTDSLQLWFVRLALLVKLDLFQNAEMEFEPFGNLDQPDLYYEYYPNVYPGRKGSMVPFSMRILHAELPQYLGNPQESLDRLHSMKIICAKILENLEQGLAEDGSMTNITQENRQASVQLWRSRLGRVMYSMANCLLMMKDYVLAVDAYHSVIKYYPQQEPQLLSGIGRIFLQIGDIKTAEKYFQDVEKVTHKLDGLQSQIMVLMNRAFLHLGQNNFAEAHRFFTEILRIDSSNAVANNNAAVCLLYLGKLKDSLRQLEGMVQQDPQHYLHESVLFNLTTMYELESSRSMQKKQALLEAVAVKEGDSFNTQCLKLG
- the TRAPPC12 gene encoding trafficking protein particle complex subunit 12 isoform X3; translation: MENNESSAENAKSTSGEDDSRDIAQQKTQEEILFHEETIDLGGDEFESEGNETVSEDSNNFVDKLNEQMMESVIISDSPNNSEDDTGELGCLQEIVDQMEAKDNQKTQTEADKEEFLSNESETEHEETPKDISEIGTDDQASLKEDSIQEAVKEEPKLGNNVPVETKPNNVDENTPEDQMLSPSTTKPSSEAEPIPVCTIFSQANNANSQPQLFLPDGFEPQMVKSPSFSSIIETPVKYNPQVVQPSPSLSKFFGDTVNTNTLASDFFDSFTTSNFISVSNPNASSSVPEQMSSLSNGGDGSSSNPAFPVQNGRPEAGGPPSSLEITQSPKPFSQIQAVFAGSDDPFATALNMSELDRRNDAWIPSEETRNVLISVATQQYSTVFIDKENLTMPGLKFDNIQGDAVKDLMLRFLGEQAAVKRQVLNANSVEQSFVGLKQLISSKNWRAAVDLCGRLLTAHGQGYKKSGLPASHTTDSLQLWFVRLALLVKLDLFQNAEMEFEPFGNLDQPDLYYEYYPNVYPGRKGSMVPFSMRILHAELPQYLGNPQESLDRLHSMKIICAKILENLEQGLAEDGSMTNITQENRQASVQLWRSRLGRVMYSMANCLLMMKDYVLAVDAYHSVIKYYPQQEPQLLSGIGRIFLQIGDIKTAEKYFQDVEKVTHKLDGLQSQIMVLMNRLTTMLLFVFFTWGN
- the TRAPPC12 gene encoding trafficking protein particle complex subunit 12 isoform X4 — protein: MENNESSAENAKSTSGEDDSRDIAQQKTQEEILFHEETIDLGGDEFESEGNETVSEDSNNFVDKLNEQMMESVIISDSPNNSEDDTGELGCLQEIVDQMEAKDNQKTQTEADKEEFLSNESETEHEETPKDISEIGTDDQASLKEDSIQEAVKEEPKLGNNVPVETKPNNVDENTPEDQMLSPSTTKPSSEAEPIPVCTIFSQANNANSQPQLFLPDGFEPQMVKSPSFSSIIETPVKYNPQVVQPSPSLSKFFGDTVNTNTLASDFFDSFTTSNFISVSNPNASSSVPEQMSSLSNGGDGSSSNPAFPVQNGRPEAGGPPSSLEITQSPKPFSQIQAVFAGSDDPFATALNMSELDRRNDAWIPSEETRNVLISVATQQYSTVFIDKENLTMPGLKFDNIQGDAVKDLMLRFLGEQAAVKRQVLNANSVEQSFVGLKQLISSKNWRAAVDLCGRLLTAHGQGYKKSGLPASHTTDSLQLWFVRLALLVKLDLFQNAEMEFEPFGNLDQPDLYYEYYPNVYPGRKGSMVPFSMRILHAELPQYLGNPQESLDRLHSMKIICAKILENLEQGLAEDGSMTNITQENRQASVQLWRSRLGRVMYSMANCLLMMKIGDIKTAEKYFQDVEKVTHKLDGLQSQIMVLMNRLTTMLLFVFFTWGN
- the TRAPPC12 gene encoding trafficking protein particle complex subunit 12 isoform X2, with protein sequence MENNESSAENAKSTSGEDDSRDIAQQKTQEEILFHEETIDLGGDEFESEGNETVSEDSNNFVDKLNEQMMESVIISDSPNNSEDDTGELGCLQEIVDQMEAKDNQKTQTEADKEEFLSNESETEHEETPKDISEIGTDDQASLKEDSIQEAVKEEPKLGNNVPVETKPNNVDENTPEDQMLSPSTTKPSSEAEPIPVCTIFSQANNANSQPQLFLPDGFEPQMVKSPSFSSIIETPVKYNPQVVQPSPSLSKFFGDTVNTNTLASDFFDSFTTSNFISVSNPNASSSVPEQMSSLSNGGDGSSSNPAFPVQNGRPEAGGPPSSLEITQSPKPFSQIQAVFAGSDDPFATALNMSELDRRNDAWIPSEETRNVLISVATQQYSTVFIDKENLTMPGLKFDNIQGDAVKDLMLRFLGEQAAVKRQVLNANSVEQSFVGLKQLISSKNWRAAVDLCGRLLTAHGQGYKKSGLPASHTTDSLQLWFVRLALLVKLDLFQNAEMEFEPFGNLDQPDLYYEYYPNVYPGRKGSMVPFSMRILHAELPQYLGNPQESLDRLHSMKIICAKILENLEQGLAEDGSMTNITQENRQASVQLWRSRLGRVMYSMANCLLMMKIGDIKTAEKYFQDVEKVTHKLDGLQSQIMVLMNRAFLHLGQNNFAEAHRFFTEILRIDSSNAVANNNAAVCLLYLGKLKDSLRQLEGMVQQDPQHYLHESVLFNLTTMYELESSRSMQKKQALLEAVAVKEGDSFNTQCLKLG